From Staphylococcus delphini, one genomic window encodes:
- a CDS encoding ABC transporter ATP-binding protein, with translation MLKFENVTKSFKDGQQVIEAVKPTTLQFEQGELIAIVGPSGSGKSTFLTMAGALQTPTSGDITIGEQVITHLSQKALARVRMQQIGFILQTSNLVPFLTVKQQFQLLKKRKKDVLAQEDFDALIEQLGLDSIMNQLPSEISGGQKQRVAIAKAIYTNPDIILADEPTASLDTENAMAVMEILKNQSQRRNKMCMIVTHDERLTAYCDKVFEMKDGVLTEK, from the coding sequence ATGTTGAAATTTGAAAACGTCACGAAATCATTTAAAGATGGTCAGCAAGTCATTGAAGCGGTAAAGCCTACAACACTACAGTTTGAACAAGGTGAGCTGATCGCAATTGTAGGGCCATCTGGTTCGGGGAAAAGTACATTTTTAACGATGGCGGGTGCACTTCAAACACCGACATCTGGCGACATTACGATTGGTGAGCAAGTCATTACACATCTAAGTCAAAAAGCATTGGCGCGTGTGCGCATGCAACAAATTGGCTTTATATTACAAACGTCAAATTTGGTGCCATTTTTAACAGTCAAACAGCAATTTCAGCTCTTAAAAAAGCGAAAAAAGGATGTTTTGGCACAAGAAGACTTTGATGCATTAATTGAACAATTAGGATTAGACAGTATCATGAATCAATTGCCAAGTGAAATATCAGGCGGACAAAAGCAACGTGTCGCGATTGCCAAAGCGATTTATACGAATCCGGACATCATTTTAGCCGATGAACCGACAGCCTCCCTTGATACCGAAAACGCGATGGCGGTGATGGAAATTTTGAAAAACCAATCTCAACGTCGTAACAAAATGTGTATGATTGTGACACATGATGAACGATTGACGGCTTATTGTGATAAAGTCTTTGAAATGAAAGATGGCGTCCTCACAGAAAAATAA
- the hypR gene encoding redox-sensitive transcriptional regulator HypR encodes MMNLEFNIAVHVLAFLNQHPREVFNSQALASNVCENPVQLRRVMSKLQQEGYVKVVRGQKGGYLATEEGAAIKLEALFRLFNRPENHGRLFTGHPSIHCEISQKIEQVMYGHYLTEQEIIANYYQDQTIGDILNQIKEVEA; translated from the coding sequence ATGATGAATCTTGAATTTAATATCGCCGTGCATGTGCTTGCGTTTTTAAACCAACATCCTAGAGAGGTGTTTAATAGTCAAGCGCTTGCGAGCAACGTCTGTGAGAACCCAGTGCAGTTGCGACGTGTCATGTCTAAGTTGCAACAAGAAGGTTATGTCAAAGTGGTACGTGGTCAAAAAGGGGGCTATCTCGCTACGGAAGAGGGAGCGGCGATTAAGTTAGAAGCACTTTTTCGTTTATTCAATCGCCCTGAGAACCATGGTCGCTTATTTACAGGTCATCCTTCAATTCACTGTGAAATCTCGCAAAAAATCGAACAAGTCATGTATGGCCACTATTTAACGGAACAAGAAATCATTGCAAATTATTACCAAGATCAAACGATAGGTGATATTTTGAACCAAATTAAAGAGGTGGAAGCATAA
- the merA gene encoding hypothiocyanous acid reductase MerA, giving the protein MEKYDLIVVGFGKAGKTLAKFAVQQGKKVAVIEKSAEMYGGTCINIGCIPSKVLVHDGIEAVSFNDAMQRKRDVVSALNNKNYHNLADEDTVDVINMTAAFKSAHEIDLLNAQGDTVKTIEGTNIVINTGAKSVIPNIKGIDTSKRVYDSKAIMDLTQQPKRLVIVGGGYIALEFASMFANFGTEVTVLERADHILKKEDEAIAKQVTEDLTQKGIQFVFDAETEAIQDEADVTKVVTSQGTFEADAVLVATGRKPNTEGLNLEAAGVQLGKRGEVVVNDKLQTSVDHIYAVGDVNGGLQFTYISLDDFRIVKSQIFGDGQRTLEQRGAVPYTMFIDPPMSRVGMTAVEAREKGYDVRENELPVHAMPRHKINNDTRGLFKAVVDAKSGRVLGATLYGKQSEELINIVKLVIDQQLSYTVLRDHIYTHPTMAESFNDLFNF; this is encoded by the coding sequence ATGGAAAAGTATGATTTAATTGTTGTCGGATTTGGTAAAGCAGGGAAAACGTTGGCGAAATTTGCAGTACAACAAGGTAAGAAAGTCGCAGTCATTGAAAAATCGGCAGAAATGTATGGCGGCACATGCATTAACATCGGCTGTATCCCATCAAAAGTGCTCGTGCATGATGGGATTGAAGCAGTATCATTTAACGACGCAATGCAACGTAAACGCGATGTGGTCAGTGCATTAAACAACAAAAACTATCACAATCTTGCGGATGAAGACACAGTAGATGTGATTAATATGACAGCAGCGTTCAAATCTGCACATGAAATCGACTTATTGAATGCACAAGGTGATACAGTTAAAACGATTGAAGGTACAAATATTGTCATTAATACAGGTGCGAAGTCGGTCATTCCTAACATTAAAGGTATCGACACATCGAAACGTGTATATGATTCAAAAGCAATTATGGATTTAACGCAACAACCGAAACGTTTAGTCATTGTCGGTGGTGGCTATATCGCGCTTGAATTTGCTTCTATGTTTGCGAATTTCGGGACAGAAGTGACTGTATTAGAACGCGCGGATCACATCTTGAAAAAAGAAGATGAAGCGATTGCAAAACAAGTGACAGAAGATTTAACACAAAAAGGCATTCAATTTGTTTTTGATGCTGAAACTGAAGCCATTCAAGATGAAGCAGATGTCACAAAAGTCGTGACGAGTCAAGGGACATTTGAAGCGGATGCTGTACTTGTAGCAACAGGACGCAAACCGAATACAGAAGGCTTAAACTTAGAAGCAGCCGGTGTTCAATTAGGAAAACGTGGAGAAGTCGTAGTGAATGACAAACTACAAACGTCTGTCGATCACATCTATGCAGTCGGTGATGTTAATGGTGGCTTACAATTTACGTATATTTCATTAGATGACTTTAGAATCGTGAAATCGCAAATTTTCGGCGATGGTCAACGTACACTTGAACAACGTGGTGCCGTGCCTTATACGATGTTTATCGACCCACCGATGTCACGTGTGGGTATGACTGCAGTAGAAGCACGTGAAAAAGGCTATGATGTGCGAGAAAATGAATTACCAGTGCATGCGATGCCACGTCATAAAATTAATAACGATACACGAGGATTGTTCAAAGCGGTGGTAGACGCGAAATCTGGCCGAGTGTTAGGTGCCACATTGTATGGAAAACAGTCTGAGGAACTGATCAACATTGTGAAATTAGTAATAGATCAGCAGTTGTCGTATACAGTGTTGAGAGATCATATCTATACGCATCCAACAATGGCAGAGTCGTTTAATGATTTGTTTAATTTTTAG
- a CDS encoding type I toxin-antitoxin system Fst family toxin gives MLNFLLSVAASSISGCIVVYFTYWLSKRNVKKKK, from the coding sequence ATGCTAAACTTTTTGTTAAGTGTAGCGGCCTCTAGCATTAGCGGCTGCATCGTTGTGTATTTTACATATTGGTTAAGTAAACGCAACGTAAAAAAGAAAAAGTGA
- a CDS encoding amidohydrolase family protein: MAKAIDTHAHLWSESYLERLGKLGSQGTEVAKGINQSDSEEDLKKRFKMMDDAGVGKQIISATPQSPQWGTKEEAKESARIINDLYESLVKKYPDRFLAYGAVSLPYLDQAIEEARELLSKDEFIGIAIPTLVKDKVSIADLQFEEFFEAMNELHATLYIHPTGCGAQTPMVNDYQLHWVIGAPLESTFVALHLLKNRIPQKYPNIQFHISHLGGALPFFIQRIEDNYEDWDAFDESPWDILNRQFYYDTANFHGPSLKNTIDSFDASHLMMGSDFPYFQDEKYTRAVTYIQDSGIDPAKVDGILYGNAVKFFEIEHE; encoded by the coding sequence ATGGCCAAAGCAATTGATACACACGCTCATTTATGGAGCGAATCTTATCTTGAAAGACTAGGCAAATTAGGCAGTCAAGGAACAGAAGTGGCAAAAGGGATCAATCAATCAGACTCAGAAGAAGACCTAAAAAAACGGTTTAAAATGATGGACGATGCGGGTGTAGGTAAACAAATTATTTCCGCGACACCGCAATCTCCGCAATGGGGTACGAAAGAAGAAGCGAAAGAATCTGCACGTATCATTAACGATTTATATGAATCACTTGTTAAAAAATACCCAGATCGCTTTTTAGCTTATGGTGCTGTGTCATTACCGTATCTTGACCAAGCGATTGAAGAAGCACGTGAATTATTATCAAAAGACGAATTTATCGGTATCGCCATTCCAACACTCGTGAAAGATAAAGTTTCTATTGCAGATTTACAGTTTGAAGAATTTTTCGAAGCGATGAATGAACTGCATGCAACACTCTACATTCACCCGACAGGTTGCGGTGCACAAACCCCCATGGTCAATGACTATCAATTACACTGGGTCATCGGTGCACCACTAGAATCAACATTTGTCGCCTTACATTTACTGAAAAATAGAATCCCGCAAAAATACCCAAACATTCAATTCCACATTTCACACTTAGGTGGCGCTTTACCTTTCTTTATCCAACGTATTGAAGACAACTATGAAGATTGGGATGCCTTCGATGAGAGCCCATGGGACATTTTAAACCGTCAATTTTATTATGATACGGCGAATTTCCACGGTCCATCACTGAAAAATACAATTGATTCGTTTGATGCCTCCCACCTCATGATGGGGAGCGACTTCCCTTATTTCCAAGATGAGAAGTATACACGTGCAGTCACTTATATTCAGGACTCAGGGATTGATCCAGCTAAAGTGGATGGCATTTTATATGGCAATGCAGTGAAATTCTTTGAGATTGAGCATGAATAG
- a CDS encoding MDR family MFS transporter produces the protein MSHSESESHSIQQHLPAIIIMISGAFIAVLNQTLFTTVLPEMMADFHLTSSVAQWVTTIFMLVNGIMIPVTAYLSQRFTLKSLFFTALTLFICGSLLGLLAPQYIFILVGRAIQAMGAGILMPLTQTFLFLVFPTEKRGMAMGLYGLVIGFAPAIGPTAAGWFVNLFNWRYLFLIILIISVIVLIFGLFKMTNATELSQPTLDILSVILSTFGFGGLLFGFSSAGPYGWHHPLSYVSIIIALIILIGFVLRQLKLDTPMLEMRVFQYRSFTVPIALVVLMFLIFIGTMTMLPIYMQSIRGMSPLQSGLILLPGGLVMGLLAPINGRLYDKIGGRILAIAGMTFIFIGTLLISFLNAHTPIWYLILSFVILTLGNSGIMVPMTTEAMNALPKPLIPHGAAMNNTLRQISAAIGTGLLVTLMSQIAMAHGGNPMMRNIFGLQWTYRIVAVVVIVGIIVATRVSKNKLKH, from the coding sequence TCTTAACCAAACTTTGTTTACAACTGTTTTACCCGAAATGATGGCTGACTTTCATTTAACCAGTTCAGTCGCACAATGGGTCACGACGATTTTTATGTTGGTCAACGGGATTATGATTCCAGTTACCGCCTACTTATCACAACGTTTCACTTTAAAAAGTCTCTTTTTTACAGCATTAACGTTATTTATTTGTGGCTCACTCTTAGGCTTGCTCGCCCCTCAATACATTTTCATTCTTGTAGGACGCGCGATTCAAGCGATGGGGGCAGGAATTTTAATGCCTCTAACCCAAACATTTTTGTTCCTCGTCTTCCCTACCGAAAAACGTGGGATGGCTATGGGATTATATGGATTAGTGATCGGGTTCGCCCCAGCCATTGGTCCGACTGCAGCAGGTTGGTTTGTCAATCTGTTCAATTGGCGCTACCTCTTCTTAATCATTTTAATTATTTCGGTCATTGTACTGATTTTTGGTTTATTTAAAATGACGAACGCCACTGAATTAAGCCAACCTACACTCGATATTTTATCCGTTATCTTATCGACGTTCGGTTTTGGCGGTTTACTCTTCGGCTTTAGTTCGGCTGGCCCATATGGATGGCATCATCCGCTCAGTTACGTTTCTATCATCATCGCCCTCATCATTTTAATTGGGTTCGTGTTACGTCAACTCAAACTCGATACACCGATGCTTGAGATGCGCGTCTTCCAATACCGGTCATTTACAGTACCGATTGCTTTAGTTGTCCTCATGTTCTTAATCTTTATCGGAACGATGACGATGTTACCCATTTATATGCAATCGATACGCGGCATGTCACCATTACAATCAGGTCTAATATTGTTACCGGGTGGCCTTGTGATGGGCTTACTCGCACCAATTAACGGCAGACTTTACGATAAAATTGGCGGTCGTATTTTAGCGATCGCAGGGATGACATTCATCTTTATTGGCACTCTACTCATTTCATTTTTAAATGCCCATACGCCAATTTGGTACTTAATTTTATCTTTTGTCATCCTCACATTAGGTAACTCTGGCATTATGGTCCCAATGACGACAGAAGCGATGAATGCCTTACCTAAACCGCTCATCCCACACGGTGCAGCAATGAATAATACGTTACGACAAATTTCAGCAGCGATCGGAACAGGTTTACTCGTTACGTTGATGTCACAAATAGCTATGGCACACGGCGGCAATCCAATGATGCGCAATATTTTCGGTTTACAATGGACTTACCGTATTGTCGCAGTCGTTGTCATTGTCGGTATCATAGTGGCGACACGTGTTTCTAAAAACAAGCTTAAACATTGA